One Flagellimonas sp. CMM7 genomic region harbors:
- a CDS encoding aminotransferase class I/II-fold pyridoxal phosphate-dependent enzyme produces the protein MDKNLLGSLYDPEDFKKRGHELIDLLTNHIQDTISGTNPKTIRWNEPDQELSFWEDFLKNGKEQDFFGEILNRTTHIHHPKYLGHQVAPTLPITALTGMLSSLLNNGMAVYEMGMSSNAIERIVTEKLCKKIGYNQHSDGFLTSGGTLANLTALLSARKAKIEHDVWNDGSIEPLGIMVCEEAHYCVDRAAKIMGLGEKGIIKVPSNENFAMDADKMETCYQKAKSEGINVFAIVGSAPSTATGAHDNLENIKEFAQKNNLWFHVDGAHGGAAIFSKKYRGLLKGIEEADSVVIDGHKMLLMPTITTALLFKEKNHSRHTFSLKADYLMDAPEEDEWFNSGKRTFECTKNMMAMHWYIILKIYGEKVFDDFITRQYDLAKDFAKMISDKPNFELATLPMTNILCFRYIDANLSLEELNSLNQTIRRELLEDGEFYVVQTKLNGKHYLRTTLMNPFTSIEDLQLLLEKIKNNAQKLLAKKTS, from the coding sequence GTATGATCCAGAAGATTTCAAGAAAAGAGGTCACGAGCTTATCGATTTATTGACAAATCATATTCAAGATACTATATCAGGGACTAATCCAAAAACCATTCGTTGGAACGAGCCTGACCAAGAGCTTAGTTTCTGGGAGGACTTCCTTAAAAATGGGAAAGAGCAGGACTTTTTTGGAGAAATCTTAAATAGAACCACCCATATACATCATCCAAAATATTTGGGGCATCAGGTAGCTCCAACACTTCCTATCACCGCTTTAACTGGAATGCTTAGTTCTTTGCTCAATAATGGTATGGCGGTATATGAAATGGGCATGTCTTCCAATGCAATTGAACGTATTGTTACCGAAAAACTTTGCAAAAAAATTGGGTACAATCAACATTCAGATGGTTTTTTAACGTCTGGTGGTACTCTGGCCAATCTTACCGCCTTGCTTTCCGCTAGAAAAGCAAAAATTGAGCATGACGTATGGAATGATGGGTCTATTGAACCTCTAGGCATCATGGTTTGTGAAGAAGCACATTACTGTGTAGATAGGGCAGCTAAAATTATGGGATTGGGTGAAAAAGGAATTATAAAGGTTCCCTCCAATGAAAATTTTGCCATGGATGCCGACAAAATGGAAACCTGTTATCAAAAAGCCAAGTCAGAAGGAATTAATGTTTTTGCCATTGTTGGCAGTGCTCCTTCCACTGCCACTGGAGCTCATGATAACTTGGAAAATATAAAGGAGTTTGCGCAAAAGAACAATCTGTGGTTCCATGTTGATGGTGCCCATGGAGGTGCTGCAATATTTTCTAAAAAATATAGGGGATTGTTAAAAGGTATTGAAGAAGCAGACTCCGTGGTCATAGACGGCCACAAAATGTTATTGATGCCTACCATTACCACTGCCCTGCTATTCAAAGAAAAGAATCATTCCAGACATACTTTTAGTCTTAAAGCAGATTATCTTATGGATGCGCCAGAGGAAGATGAGTGGTTCAACAGTGGTAAAAGAACCTTTGAATGTACCAAAAACATGATGGCCATGCATTGGTACATCATACTAAAGATATATGGAGAAAAAGTGTTTGATGATTTTATAACCCGTCAGTACGATTTGGCAAAGGATTTTGCAAAAATGATTTCTGACAAACCCAATTTTGAATTGGCCACGCTACCAATGACCAATATTCTCTGCTTTAGATACATTGATGCAAATCTTTCTTTAGAAGAATTGAATTCACTCAACCAAACTATTAGACGAGAACTATTGGAAGATGGTGAATTTTACGTAGTCCAAACCAAATTAAATGGGAAGCATTATCTACGAACTACTTTAATGAACCCCTTTACTTCAATTGAAGATCTGCAATTGCTTTTAGAAAAAATTAAAAACAACGCACAAAAGTTATTGGCCAAAAAAACTAGCTAA